From the genome of Argentina anserina chromosome 4, drPotAnse1.1, whole genome shotgun sequence, one region includes:
- the LOC126789869 gene encoding protein TIFY 9 — MQRPASPTVELDFLGVGTTMVMDHHHPNQRSTGGDTFTTALPKSPFQKFLERGRSFRGIQAREMTPNLLSSEVLKSMIATRKSVAATPDKAPELPKGKPMTIFYGGSVSVFDVTPDKFESIMKLAMEEKIKAARAAYRPQEPKQPKLVNVEDPLNEDLPIARRKSLERFLEKRKERLNTVSPYGCHTDLLGV; from the exons ATGCAAAGGCCGGCCTCCCCAACTGTCGAGCTCGATTTTTTGGGAGTTGGGACGACGATGGTCATGGATCACCACCACCCCAACCAGCGGAGTACTGGCGGTGACACCTTCACCACGGCCTTGCCCAAATCTCCCTTCCAGAAGTTCCTCGAACGCGGGAGAAGCTTCCGAGGAATCCAGGCCCGAGAAATGACTCCGAATCTTCTCAGTTCCGAGGTTCTGAAATCCATGATTGCAACCAGGAAATCCGTGGCTGCGACTCCGGACAAAGCCCCTGAATTACCAAAAGGAAAGCCTATGACCATTTTCTACGGCGGCAGCGTCTCTGTTTTCGACGTTACTCCGGACAAG TTTGAGAGCATAATGAAGCTTGCCATGGAAGAGAAAATTAAAGCTGCTAGAGCTGCTTACCGTCCTCAGGAGCCAAAACAACCAAAGCTGGTGAATGTTGAGGATCCTCTCAACGAAG ATCTGCCAATTGCTCgtagaaaatcacttgagagATTCTTGGAGAAGCGTAAAGAGAG GTTGAATACGGTGTCTCCCTATGGTTGTCACACCGACCTATTAGGAGTCTAG